CTCGTCGAGCGTGCCGAAGCGGGCGGGCAAGCGGCGGTGCAACAGCGCCTTGTCGAGATGCAGATGAGCTTCGACGAGGCCGGGAATCGCGGCCCTGCCCTGCGCGTCGATCTGCTCGTCGGCGGTGGCGTCGATGCCCGGCTCTATCGCGGCGATGCGTCCGCCCTTGATGGCGATGTCCACGAGCGGCGTGTCGTCGCGTACGCACACGTTGTTGATCAGCAGGTCCACATGCATGGTGCGGGTCTCCTTACGTCACGAAAAGCACTTGCGAATCACGTCGCAGAGTGAGGTTGTTGGACTTGGCCGACGTGCAGCGGCGGCCGGGGTGGCAAAGGTGCAAGAGAGGCTTGAACCAAGATTAGAAGAGCGCCCCGATATGGGGCATCGGGATTTGCTGGTTTTCGTCTAAGAATTTCCCTAGACGCGGTGCAGCAATCAAAACGTGGGGAAGGAGGCGGCCGGACAGAACGTCCGGTCCACTGAAGCGGACACCCGATCAGGCGTCGGTTCCGGCGACGATCAGCCCATGCTCGATGGCGTAGTGCACGAGCCCGGCCGTCGACGGAATGTCCATCTTGGTGAGGATGTTGGCTTTGTGCGTGCTGACGGTCTTGGCCGAGAGCGAGAGGCAGCGGGCGATATCGTTGATGCCATTGCCCTCGACGAGCATCTGGAAAATCTGAAACTCGCGCGCGGTCAGACGCGTGTGCGGCAGCGCCTGCGCTGGTTGCTGCAACTGACGCACGAGCTTGTCGGCCACAAGCGGCGACACGACCGTGCCGCCACGCGCCACGCGCCGGATGGCGCTCATCAGTTGCTCGGACTCGGCGTTTTTCGTCAGATAGCCCGCTGCGCCGGCACGAATGGCCTGCACGGCATATTGCGACTCGCGATACATGCTGAGCACCAGAATCGGCAGCGACGCATAGCTTGCCTTGATCTGGGCGATGAGCGCGATGCCGCTCTTGCCGGGCATCGACATATCGAGCAACAGAACGTCGACGGGGGTCAGGCGCAGCCGCTTCAGGACGTCTTCGCCGTCCACCGCCTCGGACACGACGACCATGTCGGGGGCCATCGATATGATCTTTTTCAGACCGTCGCGAATGATCGCGTGGTCATCGGCAATCATCACACGCATGGCCACCCCGCGTCGTGAGTTGCCTGAATCGTCGAGGCGTGCGAGGCGAGTGTCGTCGGTCGTGCCGGAATCCGCACGACGACGCGCGTGCCCTGCCCTGGCGCACTTTCGATGTCGAAGGCGCCGCCCAGCATCAGCGCCCGCTCGCGCATGCCCATGAGACCAAGCCGCTGGCCATGCCCCGCGCGCAACGGGTTCATGCCTCGGCCGTCGTCGCTGATGCACACGTGACAGTGACCGTCGCGCAATTCCAGCGTCACGCGGACTTGCGTCGGCTGTCCGTGACGGCTCGCGTTCGTGAGCGACTCCTGCACGATGCGGAAGATGGCCGTGCTGCACTCGCTGTCGAGACACGCGGTCACCGCTTCCGGCATCGCCAGTTCGCACGGCAGGCCGTGACGCTGCGCAAACGATTCCGTCAACCATTCCAGCGCGGCGTGCAGGCCAAGTTCGTCGAGCACCGCCGGGCGCAGGTCCGCCGCAATGCGATGCACGGCGTCGATGGTCTCGTCGACCAGTCCCTTGAGCATCTGAATCTGCGCCGACTGATCTGCGGCAGGCAGGTCCGGTTGCGTCTCCAGATAGTTCAGGCCGAGACGCAGACCGCCCAGCCACTGCCCGAGTTCGTCATGCAATTCGCGCGACAGGCGCGTGCGTTCGGCTTCGCGTACCGTTTGCAGATACGCCGAGAGTTGACGCAGCTGTGCGCGCGAATCGAGCAGCGCCATCTCGGAGCGCTTGCGGTCGGTGATATCGCGCGAGATGCCGACGGTGCCGACGATGCGTCCGTGTGCATCGCGCACCGGCATCTTGACCGTGTCGAACCAGCGCGGTGCGCCGTCTGCACCCGGGCGGCTCTCTTCGTAGCGACGACGTACGCCACTCGCGACGACAGCACGGTCGGTGGCGAGGTACACCCGTCCCCACTCGGAGGACCAGACCTTGTCCGGCGTGCTGCCAATGATGTCGGCCTCGGTGCGCCCGCATGCGGCCATGAAGGCGTCGTTGACGAGGATATAGCGCGACTCGGCGTCCTTGAGCCACGCCTGATCCGGGATGTTGTTCAGAATTGCCCGGTGCAGTTCGCCATGCGTCTCCACTGCGTCTCCTTGCCGTACCGATGAAATGGCGCGGTGCAGCACAGTCATACGCCCGCACCGGTCCGCAACCAATATAGCCAGACCGGTGCGCGGGCGCGCCTCTAGTTTTCCCGCATATCGACGTGCGGCATGGCTTCATGCGTTTTTCTGATGGATGCCGCAACTTGAAACGAACAGCAGGCAATCGTCATGCGTCATACCCACGGAACAGGCCACACAAACGGAACACATCTTCCGTGTAGGGCAGGTTTCTGACCTTGCAATAGCGGCTCGCGAGTTTCATCAACTCCTTGATGTCGCGCCCGCTCGCTTTCGGATATCGCGCGGCCAGCGTCTCGATCAGCCCGTCGTCGAGATGTGCGCCCACCTGCTCTGCCTGCATGCGCCAGAGCCTGCGCGCATCCGCTGCCGACGGCACTTCGTAGTGGATCGTGGCGATGCAGCGCGAGAGGATGGCGTCGTCCACGTCGCCGATGCGGTTCGTCGTCATGAACAACAACCCGTGGAAGTACTCCAGCGAGCGAAGGAACTCCGCGACGATGGCGTTGTGCTCCAGGTCGTTGTCGCGCCGCCGGATGTACACGTCGGCCTCGTCGAGCAACAGGATCGCGTTCCAGCGCATGGCGCGTCGCAAAATGCTCATGAGCATGGCGCCCACGGACGCCGCCGTCGTACCCAACTGCCCCGAGTGCACGCGATACAACGGCTTGCCGACCACTTCCGAATAGATCTCTGCAGTCAGCGTCTTGCCGAGGCCCGGCGCGCCCTGACACAGGATCGTCGCGCCCCCCGATTTGCCCGGGACGAAGTCCGGCATCATCACGTCCATGTTCGACGTCAGGATATCGATCAGATCGTGATGGTGGGCAGGCAACACCAGCTTGTCGCGCAGACTCGGCTGATATTCGTACTCGGTCATGTTCTGCACATGGACCCAGAGATTGCGGTGCCAGTCGAGATGGAAGACATGCACGTAGCAGTGCAGCGGAATCGTCTCGAATGCCTGCCCGATCTCGGCGTTGCGCCAGAAGTCGGCATCGCACGCCATCTCGAAGTTGCGCTCCAGCCGCTCTTCGTCGTTGACGCACTTGGCCGTCACGCCGTCGCCCACACGAATCAGTTCCGTCACGCCTTTCGGATCGACGGAGAACGCGGCGCGGCTCAGCACGAACTGCGCACCGAACGCACGCTGCACGCGCAGGAAGCGCTGCGCATGCTGTTCGTATTCGGTCTTGAACTCCGCACACTCTTTGTAGAAACCGAACTCCGCGAGCAATTCGGGAATGGTTCGATTCGCAATGTCGTCGCGTGTGAAGACGAGCGATGTCGTCATGCCCGAGCGGCGCGGGCGATGCTCCGTCGGACTCAGGTTCGCGGACTGCATGGTGTTCGCCAGCATGTCGACGACGACGTACGGCGAGCCCTGATCCGGTTCGACGTAGCGCAGCCGTCGCACCAGCCACGGCAACAACGCGCCGTCGCGATGACGCTGATAGAGCCAGCCGTCGATCACGTCGCGTGCCAGGTAGGCGACCAACCCCGGCACGAGTTTGTCCAAACTGGGAATCACGCGCGCTTGCGGCGCGTTGTAGACGTTATCGAGTGCGAGCATCTGGAACATCAACGCACGCTCGTTCTGCGACTTGCTCAGCACGTAGAGCGTGTTGAGCGACTTCGCATCGAACCATTCGCTCGATACCAGCATATTGCCGCGACACACGCCGTAGGCCGTCAGTTGCTTGCCCAGCGGCGAGTCGGTGCCGATCAGTTGCATCAGCGGATGAATCAGTGATTCGGGTATTTCGAAATCCATGGACGGCACTCCCCGTATGGCGTGTCGGTTCAGGCGAGGAAGAAGTCGATGGCACGCGCCACGACACCCGGCTCGATGATGTGCAGCCCGTCGAATTCGACGTATTGCACATCGTAGCCCGCCGCTTTGAGCTTGTTTGCGTTTTGACGGCCACTCGTGGCAATCGGTAATTGCTCGTCGATCAGCCCATGCGCGATAAACACTTTCGGCAGCCCTTCCTGCACGAAGATCGACATGAAACCACCGGAGAATGCGATGACGTGGCTCGCGATGTCGCCGTTCGTCACACCAATCGACAGTGCATAACTCGCGCCATCGGAGAATCCGGCGAAGGCCACGCGCTGCGCATCGATGCGATAGCGCGCAGCAACGCTTCGCAGCGCCGCTTGCAAACGCTCCAGATCGGGGCCGCTGCCGCCGATCACGATGTCCCACGTTGGGAAGGTCGAATGCGGCGCAAGCACGAGAAACTTGTGCCGATCCGCGTGCGGTTCGATGAACGGCAGCACCTTCTCCGGAAAACCGCCTGCGCCGTGAAACATCACGAACAGCGGCACCGGCTTGTCGGTGGGCAGATCGGCGGGAACGTATAGGACTGCGTCGCGTGTCTCGCTCAGGCCCAGCGAATGGCGGCCGGATGAGAACGGTTCAGGCAAAAGATCGGAGGGTGGCGCGGAAGATGGCGACGAAGCAGAGGCCGACGCTGGCGCGCTCGGGGCGCTGGACGCGATGACGTCCGGTGGCATGCGTCCGAACAAGGAAGGGTCGAACATGGCGCGATGATTGTCCCGTAATCGTTGATGTTAGTGATATATTGTATATCACACTATTCACCGATCACGTCCCATATTTGCTGTGCTGACCGCTTCTCGGCAGCTTATCCGGCCATGTAGGTGGTTAATCCGGCCACAAGCGCGTCGAAGGCGACTTTGCAGCGCGGATTGGCGCGCAGGTCTTCATGCATCGTGACCCACGTATGTAGTCGGAAGCGGAAAGCGCTCGGCAGCAGACGCACCAGTCGCGGGTCGCGTCTGGCCAGCGGCACCTGACACCCGCCTATTCCGTATCCGGCGCGAATCATCGCGAGTTGCGCCAGATCGCTGTCGGCCCGGAACGCGAACGTCTCCCGTGCCCACATTGGCACGCCTTTCGTCGCGTCTCGCAGGAACGGCGTCAACTTATCGAAGCCGATCACCGTGTGATGCGCGAGGTCCGCCAGCGAAGTCGGTGCGCCGTACCGGGCGACATAGTCGTCGCGCGCGTGCAGGCCGACATCGATGACGCCTACACGGCGGGCGATCAGCGCCTCCTGCTGCGGCGGCGCCATGCGCACCGCGATGTCCACCTCACGATGCAACAAATCCTGAATGCGGTTCGTCGGCACCAGCTCGATGGTCAGATCCGGGTGCGCGCGACGCAACGCTGTCAGGATCGGTGGCAAGACTTCCACCCCGACGACCTCGCTCGCCGAGATGCGCACCACCCCGTTCACCCCGTCGCCATGACTCGCCGCCGCACGCTCGAACGCCAGCGCCGTGTGCTGCATCGCCTGCGCGTGCGCGCGTAGCGACTGCGCTGCATCCGTCGGCAGCAAGCCCGTTTGCGATCGCGTGAAGAGCGTTTGCCCCAGCGCTTGCTCCAATGCGGCGATGTGCCGTCCCGCCGTCGGTTGTGTGATACCCAGCGCCCGCGCCGCGCCCGAGAGCGAACCCTCCGTCAGCACCGCGAGAAACGTTCGGTAGAGATCCCAGCTGAGATTCGATGTCATACAAAAACGTATAACCGATAGATTGTTTTAAGCAATTTTATTCTAATCGCTTCGCGCGGAGAATGTCCTCACCGACAACGAACGAGGCGTCTCATCATGAGCCATTCCACTCAGCAGACAACATCCCGCGCCCTGGTGCTAGGCGCTACGGGCGGCATTGGCGGCGAGGTCGCACGGCAATTGCTCGCGGCGGGCTGGAAAGTGCGTGCCCTGCGCCGCGGCGGCGCACCCGGTTCGAGGACGGACCTCGGCATCGAATGGATCGACGGCGATGCGATGCGCGCCGACGACGTTCTCGCCGCTGCCCGCAATTGCGCCGTGATCGTGCACGCAGTCAACCCGCCGGGCTATCGCAACTGGAACACGCAGGTGCTGCCCATGCTGGACAACACCATTGCCGCTGCGACACGCTTCGGTGCGACCGTCGTCCTGCCGGGCACCGTCTACAACTACGGTCCCCAGACGTTTCCCGTGCTGCATGAAGACGCGCCCCAACGGCCGCTGACCCGCAAGGGCCGAATTCGCGCGACGATGGAAGGCCGTCTGCGCGACGCCAGTCGTAACGGCATGCAGACGATCATTGTGCGCGCCGGTGACTTCTTCGGCCCGCTCACGCGCAATAGCTGGTTCGCTCAGGGACTGGTGAAGCCGGGACAGACGACGGGCGTGGTGCAGATCCCCAACGCGCCCGGCGTCGGCCATCAATGGTCGTATCTGCCGGACGTGGCCCGCGCGATGGTCATGCTGATCGAACGCCGCCACACGCTCGACGCGTTCGCCAACTTTCACATGGCCGGGCATTGGGATGCGGACGGCACGGAAATGGCCGCAGCGATCACGCGCGTGATGGCGCGTCACGGCGTCAAGGTCAAGACGCGCCGTTTCCCGTGGTGGCTGATGACGCTGGCGTCGCCCTTCGTCACGACGCTGCGAGAGTTGCAGGAGATGCGCTATCTCTGGAAGCAGCCCGTTCGCATGGACAACGCGCGTCTCGTCGACGCCCTCGGCGAGGAGCCGCACACACCGCTCGACGACGCCATCGGCACGACGCTCGAAGGCCTTGGGCGCCTGCCTGGGAAACCGTCCGCCAAAGGCTTCTCATACCCCTGATTTATGCAGGTGTTAGCGCAGGCGAGCGCCATTGCATGCGCGACACCGGGCCTCTCGACCCTGAGCGCGGCGCTCAGTTGCCGCGTCCGCTCCCGAGCAGCCGCGAGATACG
The Pandoraea oxalativorans genome window above contains:
- a CDS encoding response regulator produces the protein MRVMIADDHAIIRDGLKKIISMAPDMVVVSEAVDGEDVLKRLRLTPVDVLLLDMSMPGKSGIALIAQIKASYASLPILVLSMYRESQYAVQAIRAGAAGYLTKNAESEQLMSAIRRVARGGTVVSPLVADKLVRQLQQPAQALPHTRLTAREFQIFQMLVEGNGINDIARCLSLSAKTVSTHKANILTKMDIPSTAGLVHYAIEHGLIVAGTDA
- a CDS encoding PAS domain-containing sensor histidine kinase translates to MTVLHRAISSVRQGDAVETHGELHRAILNNIPDQAWLKDAESRYILVNDAFMAACGRTEADIIGSTPDKVWSSEWGRVYLATDRAVVASGVRRRYEESRPGADGAPRWFDTVKMPVRDAHGRIVGTVGISRDITDRKRSEMALLDSRAQLRQLSAYLQTVREAERTRLSRELHDELGQWLGGLRLGLNYLETQPDLPAADQSAQIQMLKGLVDETIDAVHRIAADLRPAVLDELGLHAALEWLTESFAQRHGLPCELAMPEAVTACLDSECSTAIFRIVQESLTNASRHGQPTQVRVTLELRDGHCHVCISDDGRGMNPLRAGHGQRLGLMGMRERALMLGGAFDIESAPGQGTRVVVRIPARPTTLASHASTIQATHDAGWPCV
- a CDS encoding AAA family ATPase; amino-acid sequence: MDFEIPESLIHPLMQLIGTDSPLGKQLTAYGVCRGNMLVSSEWFDAKSLNTLYVLSKSQNERALMFQMLALDNVYNAPQARVIPSLDKLVPGLVAYLARDVIDGWLYQRHRDGALLPWLVRRLRYVEPDQGSPYVVVDMLANTMQSANLSPTEHRPRRSGMTTSLVFTRDDIANRTIPELLAEFGFYKECAEFKTEYEQHAQRFLRVQRAFGAQFVLSRAAFSVDPKGVTELIRVGDGVTAKCVNDEERLERNFEMACDADFWRNAEIGQAFETIPLHCYVHVFHLDWHRNLWVHVQNMTEYEYQPSLRDKLVLPAHHHDLIDILTSNMDVMMPDFVPGKSGGATILCQGAPGLGKTLTAEIYSEVVGKPLYRVHSGQLGTTAASVGAMLMSILRRAMRWNAILLLDEADVYIRRRDNDLEHNAIVAEFLRSLEYFHGLLFMTTNRIGDVDDAILSRCIATIHYEVPSAADARRLWRMQAEQVGAHLDDGLIETLAARYPKASGRDIKELMKLASRYCKVRNLPYTEDVFRLCGLFRGYDA
- a CDS encoding alpha/beta hydrolase, which encodes MFDPSLFGRMPPDVIASSAPSAPASASASSPSSAPPSDLLPEPFSSGRHSLGLSETRDAVLYVPADLPTDKPVPLFVMFHGAGGFPEKVLPFIEPHADRHKFLVLAPHSTFPTWDIVIGGSGPDLERLQAALRSVAARYRIDAQRVAFAGFSDGASYALSIGVTNGDIASHVIAFSGGFMSIFVQEGLPKVFIAHGLIDEQLPIATSGRQNANKLKAAGYDVQYVEFDGLHIIEPGVVARAIDFFLA
- a CDS encoding LysR family transcriptional regulator, which codes for MTSNLSWDLYRTFLAVLTEGSLSGAARALGITQPTAGRHIAALEQALGQTLFTRSQTGLLPTDAAQSLRAHAQAMQHTALAFERAAASHGDGVNGVVRISASEVVGVEVLPPILTALRRAHPDLTIELVPTNRIQDLLHREVDIAVRMAPPQQEALIARRVGVIDVGLHARDDYVARYGAPTSLADLAHHTVIGFDKLTPFLRDATKGVPMWARETFAFRADSDLAQLAMIRAGYGIGGCQVPLARRDPRLVRLLPSAFRFRLHTWVTMHEDLRANPRCKVAFDALVAGLTTYMAG
- a CDS encoding NAD-dependent epimerase/dehydratase family protein, producing the protein MSHSTQQTTSRALVLGATGGIGGEVARQLLAAGWKVRALRRGGAPGSRTDLGIEWIDGDAMRADDVLAAARNCAVIVHAVNPPGYRNWNTQVLPMLDNTIAAATRFGATVVLPGTVYNYGPQTFPVLHEDAPQRPLTRKGRIRATMEGRLRDASRNGMQTIIVRAGDFFGPLTRNSWFAQGLVKPGQTTGVVQIPNAPGVGHQWSYLPDVARAMVMLIERRHTLDAFANFHMAGHWDADGTEMAAAITRVMARHGVKVKTRRFPWWLMTLASPFVTTLRELQEMRYLWKQPVRMDNARLVDALGEEPHTPLDDAIGTTLEGLGRLPGKPSAKGFSYP